The Neurospora crassa OR74A linkage group I, whole genome shotgun sequence genome segment TCTAGTATACACCACCagaagtacctacctagtgtaccaagctaacaaacaaaccagcatcGGACTGTAGAGGTCTGGAAAGCAAACAAACCCCTTTTTACCCCTTGCTGTTTTGTGATTGCCTAATAAGGAAACTGGTGGGCCTGCCGAttgggatgatgacgacacCCGCTGATCCCTGGCACTAGTCAGGTCAGGGCCGGATTTTAACCGCACAGGGATGATGTGGGACTACCTGCCTGTGAATGGCACCCGActggcaaaaaaaaaaaaaaagtcgagCGAACGATTATCGCTGATAAGGATTTTGCTACCTTTACGGCCAAAGTCGAGCCACTTCGGACAAACGTACACAACACCCCCCCAATCCGCACTCCGATCGCCAGACTTGCTCTGGGTGATTACTGAATCCTTTGACAGAGAGGAGAGGACGTCGTCAAGAAGAATTACTTCACAATGGAGTCACTGCCGGCCACAAGGAGGGTACCCGTTCCCTCCGACCAGCATTACAAGGGCGACCACATTCCGCTCGTCGTATCCCGCGAAACAGGCGATATCGTACCAGAGTCACACCAAGCCGATCCGTTAGTACGGCCAGACAAGATCGAAGCAACCCCCTTTGCAAAATCATGGGCGCACTTTGTTGCAGGAGGGTAAGCAAGAACAATTCCTCCCACGGACGGGAAGCCACTTGCGCCCCCGTCAGCCAAGAAGAGCGCTGAGCTTTAACACTTTCGCGCTCTCGCGCACATAACAGAATCGGTGGTATGACAGCCGCAGCCTTAACCGCCCCGTTAGACGTTCTCAAGACGCGACTCCAGTCCGACTTCTACCAAGCACAGCTCCGAGCCTCGCGACAATCGCACGTAGGAGTGCCCCTCAACCCGATTCGCGCCGCCTGGTACCACTTTAGCGAGACCGGCCAGATTCTGTCGGCTGTGTACCGGCAAGAAGGCCCCCGCGCCCTGTTCAAGGGCCTCGGCCCCAATCTCGTCGGCGTCGTGCCCGCGCGCTCCATCAACTTCTTCACCTACGGCAACGGCAAGCGGCTGATCGCCAAGTACTTCAACAACGGACAGGAAGGCACATGGGTGCACCTCAGCGCGGGCGTGCTGGCGGGCATCGTGACCAGCACCGCGACGAACCCGATATGGATGGTCAAGACGCGGCTGCAGCTGGACAAAAACGTGGCGGCTGAGAGCGGAGGCGTGACGAGGCGGCAGTACCAGAACAGCTACGACTGCATCCGGCAAATCCTGCGCAACGAAGGGCTCCGAGGCCTGTACAAGGGCATGAGCGCGAGCTACTTGGGCGTGGCCGAGTCGACGCTGCAGTGGGTGCTATACGAGCGCATGAAGACGGCGCTGGCGTTGcgggaggagaagattgtGCAGAGCGGGCGCCAAAAGACTTGGTGGGACCACGCGGTCAACTGGACGGGCAATGCGGGCGCTGCGGGCGGCGCGAAGCTTGTCGCGGCCGTCCTCACATACCCTCATGAGGTCGCCCGCACCCGTCTACGACAGGCACCCATGGACGGCGGCAAGCCCAAATATACGGGCCTGATCCAGTGCTTCAAGCTCGTgttcaaggaggagggcatGGCCGGTCTGTATGGTGGTATGACGCCGCATATGCTCCGGACGGTGCCCAGCGCCGCCATCATGTTTGGCATGTACGAAGCCATCCTCAGGCTTCTTGGTACCCCGTCATGAAAAAACCCAACGATTATGCGGGATCACAACAATTCAATCCCGGATTGAGACGGCCGGACGGACATTACCGAACCAAGACAAATAGGGAAACAGACCCCCCTTTTACCCTCTGTCCCACCCTTTATACTTATCCCCAACATTTGGACAGAGAACGAACACGAGGTACATCCATCTCAACTCCTCAGACCTTGGCCAGCCACGTATGATTATTTTACCTTTCACAAGGGCGCTTCAAGGTGTAAGCGTCCGCAACGACGAACCATCTCCTCTACCCGCTTCCTGCTTGTGCCCAGCAATCACAACAACTACAACACAAGAAACAGCCATGGGTGAATGAACCTTCCCAAGACACCCTTAACCTACTTGCTTGCTTTCTCAGCCATTGTTTAGAAGCAGCAGGTGCTGTGTGTGGGTTTCATACACGGATGCCGGGTTTTTATCCGCGGTTCCTAATATAAACCCCCCCACtccttgtttcttttttcttcatgatttttcttttcattccAACAAACAGCAAAGCAGTCAGGCATCATCAGCAGGGGAGAGAGATCAGCAGCGGAGGAACGAATTTCCAGTGTACGATAGTGTTTGAGCGGAAAGTGAAACGGAGAGGAGCGCAATGATCAGTGCTGGCTTGGAGGTTTTTGTTCCGGTCAATCGGTCGAGGATCAAGCGAgcaagaaggggaaggtgcAAGCAAGGAATCTCAGCTATTAGGAGCCTGAGGTGGGCTACGTGATGGTACATACCAAGGGCTTCACTCGGTGCGGATATTTGAGGGAAAACAAAAGGAACAGCGAAAACTACCAGGCATTGTAGGGAATAGACATAAAGTGACTTGAACCAGGGATATTTCGATCATCATCCTTTTCATGTTCGGCCGGGTTTTGTAATCAGGCTGTACCTTATACTTCCATTCAAGGCACTGAAATAGAACCGAGGATATTTATTCGCGACGGCTGACATGATCAACACCTTCCATAATGTCGCTGACCTACAATCCATGTATACTCTCAAACAGTCATTCGACAGACAAACTTTTGAACATCTCTCTCCATCGATGGCCCGCCCATACTTCCTGTCCGCCCAGCTCATGTTACTCACAAACACAAACACGGAAAACGCCCTTCATTTCAACCTTTTTCGCTTCCGGGCAAACTTCGGCAAACTGTCATCCATCGCCATAATCACGACTCCTCGCCACCATCACCCACCGCCAGCTTATACAAAGCTTGCGTCTCGGCATAACCCCGCGGAGGACGTTTGCGCAGTTTTCTCGGCGTTCGCATCGTCGATTGTGACTGGTGGCCCCGTTGCGATTGTTgcggcgatgatgatgacgatggtgTGGTATAGTTACTAGTATTGGTATTGTGGAGGACAACAACGCTATGGTTATTACTGGctaacgaagaagaaaaggcagAAGACAAGGTTGATGTGGAGGTGGACGATATAGACGAAGGGGCGCTGCCCAAGCGCAGGCGCGGGGTTCCTACGCCCCAGCTTTCGCGGAAGAGGAGTCACCATGCGTTACGATCCCAGTTGGGGTCTGTTATTTTGTGATAGAAGGGAGAGGTTTCGGTGTTAGTCAGGTTCGCGATCGATCAGtctggagaagaaagaaacggGAAGAAGGCAACAAAAACTCACCCTGCACAAAAGCAGCTAGCACTTTACTCCCTGTTTGCAACAGCGGGTGCCCCACGACGATCTTGAGGAACTTCTCCAAACCCGCCCTGCGGCCCTCGATCACATCGTCGCTAAACCGGTTGGTGAACACCTTGCCGGGAAGCGGGGGAATGGTCACGCG includes the following:
- a CDS encoding mitochondrial carrier protein RIM2 yields the protein MESLPATRRVPVPSDQHYKGDHIPLVVSRETGDIVPESHQADPLVRPDKIEATPFAKSWAHFVAGGIGGMTAAALTAPLDVLKTRLQSDFYQAQLRASRQSHVGVPLNPIRAAWYHFSETGQILSAVYRQEGPRALFKGLGPNLVGVVPARSINFFTYGNGKRLIAKYFNNGQEGTWVHLSAGVLAGIVTSTATNPIWMVKTRLQLDKNVAAESGGVTRRQYQNSYDCIRQILRNEGLRGLYKGMSASYLGVAESTLQWVLYERMKTALALREEKIVQSGRQKTWWDHAVNWTGNAGAAGGAKLVAAVLTYPHEVARTRLRQAPMDGGKPKYTGLIQCFKLVFKEEGMAGLYGGMTPHMLRTVPSAAIMFGMYEAILRLLGTPS